In Pseudomonadota bacterium, the sequence CCGTGGCGCCATCAACCCGCACCCGACGCCCGCTGAAGGCATCGAGCGTCTCGAGCAGCGCCGACCGAGGCGCGATGCGCACGCCGTCGCCCACGTGCTCCTTCACCGAATCGCTCACACGCTCCGGCGCGATGAACCAGGTAACCGCGCCTGAGGCCTCGATGATGGCAAAGCTCAGCGGCAGCGGGGTGCACTCGACATCGGTGCCGCGCACGTTGAGCAGCCAGGCCACCGCGTCCGGCGCGCTGATCACCGCCGCATCGAGGTGCTCGCGGCGAAGCGCCTCGGCGAGATCGGCCCGCTTCTCGGCCGACGACCGCCCGGCGTACGCCATCTCGTGCACCGTCACCGGGCTCGCCGCTGCACCCGGCTGATCGCTCCAGGCCGCGTCGATGGGGTTCTCGTCGAGAGCCACCAGCTCACCGCCCGCAGCCTCGACAGAAGCCCGCAAGGCGCTCACGCCGTCGGGGGTGTGCAGCCACGGGTCGAAGCCGATGCGCGCGCCACGGGCGATGGTCTTCCCCAGCCACGCCGAGGGCGGGGTCTTGATGAGGTGCTCGAACCCAAAGAGCGTGCCGTCGACCTCCTGGCGGGCCTGCAGTGTGTAGCGGCCGTCGACGAAGAGCGCGGCCTGATCGAGCAGCACCACCGCGGCGCCCGCCGAACCCGTGAAGCCGCTCAGCCAGGCCAGGCGCATGGCGCGGGGCGGCACGTACTCGCCCTGATGCTCATCGGCCCGGGGCACGACAAAGCCATCGACGCAGAGACGGCGCATGTGCTCGCGCAGCGACGCGAGGCGCTCGGCATACAGCGTGGGCGGGGCGGCGGTGGTCGACATGGGTGTGTTCTCCTCGATGTGGTGCAGTGGTCGGGCAGGTTTCTCAGAAGAGGGGCGCAACTCCTCGCGCGACGGATGTCTTCGTCGCAAGCGCTCAGCAGGGGGGGACCGAGAGGGCCGCCGCCACGTCGATGGGGCGGAAGTGCGTGGACTCGCTCACATAGTCGACGCCGATGCCCACCCACATCACCCGCGCGGGCACATCGCA encodes:
- a CDS encoding aminopeptidase P family protein produces the protein MSTTAAPPTLYAERLASLREHMRRLCVDGFVVPRADEHQGEYVPPRAMRLAWLSGFTGSAGAAVVLLDQAALFVDGRYTLQARQEVDGTLFGFEHLIKTPPSAWLGKTIARGARIGFDPWLHTPDGVSALRASVEAAGGELVALDENPIDAAWSDQPGAAASPVTVHEMAYAGRSSAEKRADLAEALRREHLDAAVISAPDAVAWLLNVRGTDVECTPLPLSFAIIEASGAVTWFIAPERVSDSVKEHVGDGVRIAPRSALLETLDAFSGRRVRVDGATAPFAVADRLTKAGAKVLPGLDPCALPRACKNPVELEGARAAHRRDAVAMCRFLAWLSREAPGGGLTEIAASDRLEALRRESPEFRDLSFNSISGAGSNGAIVHYRATPETQRVLTPGELYLIDSGAQYPDGTTDITRTLAIGIAPREAAEHFTLVLKGHIALAQAVFPVGTGGVQLDAIARRPLWERGLDYDHGTGHGVGSYLSVHEGPQRIAKQSSGVPLAPGM